A window of Poseidonibacter antarcticus contains these coding sequences:
- a CDS encoding TolC family protein — protein MFVIYRHSLLCVFFLFFTGCAYNQLDTKIKNPSLPSNFNNNNVNIALKENWLSNFNDKDLLDIVNIALNNNFELKQLGFDVKIKQQELIATNSLLFPNLDFEINTSKDGEIGGSSDTTSLNASLDLSYEVDLWGKLSDSKKSANMDLLETKALYEEAKQELISNVSLLYYKIIESNKLLDLYKKNLLTSKQSYELTLSRYKQGLSEALDTLLAKNSIYTQELKISNLQTTKSQAIYQLEQLLSNYPSGKLDINKDLPLIKEKANVGIPSELIERKASISASWNALLSKDYTLAFTHKQRLPSLSISTSLENIKDDGLPTLWSLATGITAPIFNAGKLKANEQIAYYELKKAEQEYLKTVFDSLTEIETYIQEEKNLKNEYEILKTSNENAKKSLELSFNQYLKGLIEYSTVLDLQESFYNTQSSIIQMQASIIQNSINLHKALGGDFLPKDYKEDKQ, from the coding sequence ATGTTCGTTATTTACAGGCATAGTTTATTGTGTGTCTTTTTCCTATTCTTTACAGGTTGTGCCTATAATCAGCTTGATACTAAAATAAAAAATCCAAGTCTACCTTCAAACTTCAATAACAATAATGTAAATATAGCATTAAAAGAAAACTGGTTATCTAATTTTAATGATAAAGACTTACTTGATATTGTAAATATTGCCTTAAATAATAATTTTGAATTAAAACAATTAGGTTTTGATGTGAAAATAAAACAGCAAGAGTTAATAGCAACAAATAGTCTTCTTTTTCCAAATCTTGACTTTGAAATTAACACTTCAAAAGATGGTGAAATTGGGGGAAGTAGTGATACAACTTCTTTAAATGCTTCATTAGATTTAAGCTATGAAGTTGATTTGTGGGGTAAGCTATCTGATTCTAAAAAAAGTGCAAATATGGACTTGTTGGAGACAAAAGCTTTATATGAAGAAGCTAAACAAGAGTTGATAAGCAATGTATCTTTACTTTATTATAAGATTATAGAATCAAATAAGCTTTTGGATTTATATAAAAAGAATTTACTAACTTCAAAACAATCTTATGAATTAACTCTTTCAAGATATAAACAAGGATTAAGCGAGGCTTTGGATACTTTACTTGCAAAAAACAGTATTTATACTCAAGAGTTAAAAATATCAAATCTTCAAACTACAAAAAGCCAAGCAATATACCAACTTGAACAACTTCTTTCAAACTACCCTTCTGGAAAACTTGATATAAACAAAGATTTGCCATTGATAAAAGAAAAAGCAAATGTTGGAATACCATCAGAATTAATTGAAAGAAAAGCATCAATTAGTGCTTCATGGAATGCTCTTTTATCAAAAGATTATACTTTGGCATTTACACATAAACAAAGATTGCCAAGTCTTAGTATTTCTACTTCATTAGAAAATATAAAAGATGATGGTTTACCAACTTTATGGTCATTAGCTACAGGAATAACTGCACCTATTTTTAATGCTGGAAAATTAAAAGCAAACGAACAAATAGCTTATTATGAATTAAAAAAAGCAGAACAAGAGTATTTAAAAACAGTTTTTGATTCTTTGACAGAGATTGAAACATATATTCAAGAAGAAAAAAACCTAAAAAATGAGTATGAAATATTAAAAACATCAAATGAAAATGCCAAAAAATCTTTGGAATTATCTTTTAATCAATATTTAAAAGGTTTGATTGAATACTCAACGGTTTTAGATTTACAAGAGAGTTTTTATAATACACAAAGCTCAATAATACAAATGCAAGCATCAATAATACAAAACAGTATAAATTTACATAAAGCATTAGGTGGAGACTTTTTACCTAAAGATTATAAGGAAGATAAACAATGA
- a CDS encoding efflux RND transporter periplasmic adaptor subunit — translation MKKIFKILIPFIIILGTIGVVYIIFDNPPEAKKQKAKVSKIKVEVKKLVKQDFLISLDSFGTAQPSVQTTLTSQVSGKVIYVNDKFKNGAYFKKGDLLVQIEDLDYISDEKIAQAQLVLAKQALLEEQAKSKQAKEDWEKFNIKGKPNSLVLRVPQLQSAKANLMAAQAQLEKAKLNSKRTKILAPYDGRVIEKNVSIAQVLASNTQIGTIFSSDVIEVRLPIKNKDLNLIDIDNKANIVFNSEITNTSFKGKIARSESSIDTNTKQLYLIAEIKENSKKIKIGEYLKAKIQAKKLKDVMVIPNDSVYQSSYVYLEKDGVLQRNQIEILWQDDNNTLVKSGLKQNDNLVLTTLGVVSSGTKVDVLDENGSIKQNDVKRKKGKRREAGQKGDRKPRNKGEDR, via the coding sequence ATGAAAAAGATTTTTAAAATATTAATTCCATTTATCATAATACTTGGAACAATTGGAGTTGTTTATATAATATTTGATAATCCACCTGAAGCAAAAAAGCAAAAAGCAAAAGTTTCAAAAATAAAAGTAGAAGTAAAAAAACTTGTAAAACAAGACTTTTTAATTTCCCTTGATAGTTTTGGAACGGCGCAACCAAGTGTTCAGACAACACTTACTTCACAAGTTTCAGGAAAAGTAATCTATGTAAATGACAAGTTCAAAAATGGTGCTTACTTTAAAAAAGGTGATTTACTTGTTCAAATTGAAGATTTAGATTATATTTCTGATGAAAAGATTGCACAAGCACAATTAGTTTTAGCAAAACAAGCTTTATTAGAAGAACAAGCAAAATCTAAACAAGCAAAAGAAGATTGGGAAAAGTTTAATATAAAAGGAAAACCAAATAGTTTAGTATTAAGAGTTCCTCAACTTCAATCAGCAAAAGCAAATCTAATGGCTGCACAAGCACAATTAGAAAAAGCGAAATTAAACTCTAAAAGAACTAAAATTTTAGCTCCTTATGATGGAAGAGTTATAGAAAAAAATGTTTCAATAGCGCAAGTATTAGCAAGTAATACTCAAATAGGAACAATATTTTCAAGTGATGTTATCGAAGTTAGATTACCAATTAAAAACAAAGACTTAAACTTAATTGATATTGACAATAAAGCAAATATAGTATTTAATTCAGAAATAACAAACACAAGCTTTAAAGGAAAAATTGCAAGAAGTGAAAGTAGTATTGATACAAATACAAAACAACTTTATTTAATCGCTGAAATAAAAGAAAACAGTAAAAAAATAAAAATCGGTGAATATTTAAAAGCAAAAATTCAAGCAAAAAAATTAAAAGATGTGATGGTAATTCCAAATGATTCAGTTTATCAAAGCTCTTATGTTTATTTAGAAAAAGATGGAGTTTTACAAAGAAATCAAATTGAGATTTTATGGCAAGATGATAATAATACTTTAGTAAAAAGTGGTTTAAAACAAAATGATAATTTAGTTTTAACAACGCTAGGAGTAGTTAGTTCAGGAACTAAAGTTGATGTATTAGATGAAAATGGAAGTATAAAACAAAATGATGTAAAAAGAAAAAAAGGCAAAAGAAGAGAAGCAGGACAAAAAGGTGATAGAAAACCTCGTAACAAAGGTGAAGACAGATGA
- a CDS encoding efflux RND transporter permease subunit: protein MITWFAKNSVAANLLMITIFAFGMFSLYKIIPLEIFPSIEKDEVSISMSLTGATPEDVEQGLTIKIEEAIADLEGIKEIKSTSSEGSSSVKVEIDSSYDAKVLLAEIKNRVDAINTFPDDADKAIIEQTIKKRDVIVVTLSSDYDEKEIREYAQNIRDDIVQLSGVTQAELIGIRDYEISVEVSQDILLQYDLTISEISNAINSSSIDLSSGNLKTSNGDILVRVKSQAYTKDQFENIIIKRNSDGSTVRLKDIANISDGFEETPLRSRFNGKNSVFIDVFRVGKESAIDVADQVKDFIDKKRETLPLGYELSYWDDDSLIVKGRLSILLNSAVQGSILIIILLTLFLRPAIAFWVFLGIPISFAGAFFVMPIFDITLNVLSLFGFILVLGIVVDDAIVTGENIYTHLGKSPNGETAAINGTIEIAKPVTFGVLTTVAAFAPLIFVQGDRSALFTQIPYVVIPVLLFSLIESKFILPSHLKHIKLRDKNKKQNRFEKFQHKFADGFEGLILKYYKPILRTAINNKFITLSIFISILSLIIALIVGGWTKFIFFPRVPSESISVTLTMPSGTPFEVTNKHTIHITKAAEFLREKYRDEDTNESVIKNIMTKTGGRGGISNQGNVQFEITPPEKREIKVTSAQLAREWREIAGDIIGAENVEYRAERGRGGDPIDVQLTSSSMETLTFISNDIKKYLENFDTVFDITDSLSDGKEELKIELTKEGKLLGITKQEVSQQVRAAIYGLEVQSIQRGRDDVKVMVRYEEDDRKSISTLNNLMITTQTGDKIPLSNIAYLVPNKGPSSISRTNRFRTINVTADIDKDNTNMFALQNELTSYMDELLLKYPNVKYSFEGEQREQAETFNSLVYSLLFAVFAIYVLLAIPFKSYVQPIIVMSVIPFGIIGAVVGHWILGMDLTILSFMGMLALMGVLVNDSLVLVDYINKTYEEKKDIMYAVLNAGVARFRPVMLTSLTTFFGLLPLLFDKSTNAQFLIPMATSLGFGILFATFTTLILVPVNYLLVHNLIKFFKE from the coding sequence ATGATTACATGGTTTGCAAAGAACAGTGTTGCCGCAAATTTATTAATGATTACTATTTTTGCATTTGGAATGTTCTCTTTATATAAAATTATACCTTTAGAAATTTTCCCTTCAATTGAAAAAGATGAAGTAAGTATAAGTATGAGTTTAACAGGTGCAACACCAGAAGATGTGGAACAAGGTTTAACAATAAAAATTGAAGAAGCAATTGCTGATTTAGAAGGAATAAAAGAGATAAAAAGTACTTCAAGTGAAGGAAGTTCTTCTGTAAAAGTTGAAATAGATAGTAGTTATGATGCAAAAGTATTATTAGCTGAAATAAAAAATAGAGTTGATGCTATAAATACATTTCCTGATGATGCTGATAAGGCTATAATTGAACAAACTATTAAAAAACGAGATGTTATAGTTGTAACACTTTCAAGTGATTATGATGAAAAAGAAATAAGAGAATATGCACAAAATATAAGAGATGATATTGTCCAGCTTTCAGGTGTAACACAAGCAGAATTAATAGGTATTAGAGATTATGAAATAAGTGTTGAAGTCTCTCAGGATATTCTACTTCAATATGATTTAACAATAAGTGAAATATCAAATGCTATTAATAGTTCAAGTATTGATTTATCTTCAGGTAATTTAAAGACAAGTAATGGAGATATTTTAGTTAGAGTTAAATCTCAAGCTTATACAAAAGATCAATTTGAAAATATTATTATAAAAAGAAATTCAGATGGTTCAACTGTAAGATTAAAAGATATTGCAAATATTAGTGATGGTTTTGAAGAAACACCTTTACGAAGTAGATTTAATGGTAAAAACTCTGTATTTATTGATGTTTTTAGAGTTGGAAAAGAAAGTGCTATTGATGTTGCAGATCAAGTAAAAGATTTTATAGATAAAAAAAGAGAAACTCTTCCTTTAGGATATGAACTTAGTTATTGGGATGATGATTCTTTGATTGTAAAAGGAAGATTATCAATTCTTTTAAATAGTGCGGTTCAAGGTAGTATTTTAATAATCATTTTATTAACACTTTTTTTAAGACCAGCTATTGCTTTTTGGGTATTTTTAGGAATACCTATATCTTTTGCAGGTGCATTTTTTGTAATGCCTATATTTGATATTACTTTAAATGTTTTAAGTCTTTTTGGTTTTATTCTAGTCCTTGGGATTGTAGTTGATGATGCAATTGTAACAGGAGAAAATATTTACACCCATCTAGGAAAATCCCCCAATGGTGAAACAGCAGCAATAAATGGAACAATAGAAATTGCAAAACCTGTAACTTTTGGTGTTTTAACAACAGTAGCAGCTTTTGCTCCTTTAATTTTTGTCCAAGGAGATAGAAGTGCTCTATTTACACAAATACCTTATGTTGTAATTCCTGTACTTCTTTTTTCATTGATTGAATCAAAATTTATTTTGCCATCACATTTAAAACATATAAAATTAAGAGATAAAAACAAAAAGCAAAATAGATTTGAAAAATTCCAACATAAATTTGCAGATGGCTTTGAAGGACTTATTCTAAAATATTATAAACCTATATTAAGAACAGCTATAAATAATAAATTTATTACATTAAGTATTTTTATTTCAATTCTTTCTCTTATTATTGCTTTAATTGTTGGAGGTTGGACAAAATTTATATTCTTTCCAAGAGTTCCTAGTGAATCTATAAGTGTTACATTAACAATGCCCTCAGGTACTCCTTTTGAAGTTACAAATAAACATACTATTCATATAACAAAAGCTGCTGAATTCTTAAGAGAAAAATATAGAGATGAAGATACAAACGAAAGTGTTATAAAAAATATTATGACAAAAACAGGTGGTCGTGGAGGAATTAGCAATCAAGGAAATGTTCAATTTGAAATAACACCACCAGAAAAAAGAGAGATAAAAGTAACATCAGCACAATTAGCAAGAGAATGGCGAGAAATAGCAGGTGATATAATCGGTGCTGAAAATGTTGAATATAGAGCCGAGAGAGGACGAGGTGGAGATCCTATTGATGTTCAACTAACAAGTTCATCTATGGAAACATTAACATTTATTTCAAATGATATAAAAAAATACTTAGAAAATTTTGATACAGTTTTTGATATAACAGATTCCTTATCAGATGGAAAAGAAGAACTTAAAATTGAACTTACAAAAGAAGGAAAACTTTTAGGAATTACAAAACAAGAAGTATCACAACAAGTAAGAGCTGCTATTTATGGGCTAGAAGTTCAAAGTATACAAAGAGGAAGAGATGATGTAAAAGTAATGGTTAGATATGAAGAAGATGATAGGAAATCTATATCAACTTTAAATAATCTTATGATTACAACACAAACAGGTGATAAAATACCTTTAAGTAATATTGCGTATCTTGTACCAAATAAAGGTCCCTCTTCTATTTCAAGAACAAATAGATTTAGAACAATAAATGTAACAGCAGATATAGATAAAGACAATACAAATATGTTTGCACTTCAAAATGAACTTACAAGTTATATGGATGAATTATTGTTAAAATATCCAAATGTAAAATACAGTTTTGAAGGTGAACAAAGAGAACAAGCTGAGACTTTTAACTCTTTAGTTTATTCACTTTTATTTGCTGTATTTGCTATTTATGTGCTTTTGGCAATACCTTTTAAATCTTATGTTCAACCTATAATTGTAATGAGTGTTATTCCTTTTGGAATAATAGGTGCAGTTGTTGGGCATTGGATTTTAGGTATGGATTTAACTATTTTAAGTTTTATGGGAATGTTGGCTTTAATGGGAGTTTTAGTAAATGATTCTTTGGTTTTAGTTGATTATATTAATAAAACTTACGAAGAAAAGAAAGATATTATGTATGCAGTTTTAAATGCAGGAGTTGCGAGATTTAGACCTGTAATGCTTACAAGTTTAACAACTTTTTTTGGTTTATTACCCCTACTTTTTGATAAATCTACAAATGCACAGTTTTTAATTCCAATGGCTACATCACTTGGTTTTGGAATACTTTTTGCAACCTTTACTACACTTATTTTAGTTCCAGTAAATTACTTATTAGTACATAATCTAATCAAGTTTTTTAAAGAATAA
- a CDS encoding PepSY-associated TM helix domain-containing protein, which translates to MHKKVWFKIHWFLGITAGIILLIIGTTGAIMSFEKEILKIINKDSYIVSISDTKKLSTTAILEKFQENMPKSKINRITFSNDASSSIVINIAGKGKGKAARKGVNYFVNPYTAEVLPDLKGKDFFSFVKRLHRWLAFTGDAREVGKQIVAISTVSLIVLMISAIIIYWGRIKRSFFKSFTFSTKHNGRAFISTMHSAVGMWVIPFYLTSALTGLYWSYSWYNTALYKITGVEKPKRGMSSRQNKPKGEKISFTSHEKAITMFNDLIKDDYSKATISLPKSGTVYTVNYLDVNPAHYRARNTLQFDISNNKILKNEKYEEKPLNEKVMSSFLQVHTGEFFGVVGQTAMFITSSLMSLFTITGFMLYFNRKKKKKSKIK; encoded by the coding sequence ATGCATAAAAAGGTATGGTTTAAAATACACTGGTTTTTAGGAATAACTGCAGGGATAATATTACTTATTATTGGAACTACTGGGGCTATAATGTCATTTGAAAAAGAGATTTTAAAGATAATTAATAAAGATAGTTATATTGTATCAATTTCTGATACAAAAAAATTATCTACTACAGCTATTCTTGAAAAATTTCAAGAAAATATGCCAAAATCAAAGATAAATAGAATTACTTTTTCAAACGATGCTAGTAGTTCAATAGTAATTAATATAGCAGGAAAAGGAAAGGGAAAAGCAGCTAGAAAAGGTGTTAACTATTTTGTTAATCCATATACAGCAGAAGTTTTACCCGATTTAAAAGGAAAAGATTTTTTTAGTTTTGTAAAAAGACTTCATAGGTGGTTAGCTTTTACAGGTGATGCTAGAGAAGTTGGAAAACAAATAGTTGCTATTTCTACGGTTTCTTTAATTGTTTTAATGATTTCAGCAATAATTATTTATTGGGGAAGAATAAAAAGATCATTTTTCAAAAGTTTCACATTTTCAACAAAGCATAATGGTAGAGCATTTATCTCAACAATGCATAGTGCAGTTGGTATGTGGGTAATACCTTTTTATTTAACATCAGCTTTAACGGGACTTTATTGGTCTTATTCTTGGTATAACACAGCACTTTATAAAATTACAGGTGTAGAAAAACCAAAAAGAGGAATGTCTTCTAGGCAAAATAAACCAAAAGGTGAAAAAATAAGTTTCACTTCTCATGAAAAAGCTATTACTATGTTTAATGACTTAATTAAAGATGATTATTCAAAGGCAACTATAAGTTTACCGAAAAGTGGAACTGTTTATACGGTTAATTATTTAGATGTAAATCCAGCACATTATAGAGCTAGAAATACTTTACAATTTGATATTAGTAATAATAAAATACTAAAAAATGAGAAATATGAAGAAAAACCTTTAAATGAAAAAGTTATGAGTAGTTTTTTACAAGTCCATACAGGAGAATTTTTTGGTGTTGTTGGACAAACAGCTATGTTTATTACATCTTCACTTATGTCATTATTTACAATAACTGGGTTTATGTTATATTTTAACCGTAAGAAAAAGAAAAAATCTAAGATAAAATAG
- a CDS encoding EAL domain-containing protein, with product MKNKYINEIIAVSVFIFLSLIIVNSNLIEKIYEYSVLYKKNNFNLYIILFLILSFVLLLYIFKENIDLNRSRKKLLKLHKLDKLTGLENRESFLNDRKKNLNSYVIILNIIDFKTINKTLGFENADLLLCEISARLLKTVTKHANTKLYRLYGDEYGFFYNKNDVDGICNIIKNEFEDNVIHFDKNYFHLGLNIAYSNTEPRFFTATLALHECKKSLNKNIFSYDEGKYNTGEKEETLNMLKIVKNSILEDKIVPVYHAIIDNKTQKVSKYETLARIKLEDGKLLSPYFFIELSKKFKLYPNITKIIIDKAFNDFKNIECGFSINFSYIDIDNEEILKYFYKKLDENKQTARKLTIEILETENIGSYSELSIFRNKIREYGCSLAIDDFGSGYSNWVDILNLQPDYIKIDGSLIQNLLKNQGNINLVKTIVSFAKDNNFKTIAEFVSNEELSILVRELGIDYSQGFFFAEPELIEDI from the coding sequence GTGAAAAATAAATATATTAATGAAATTATTGCGGTTAGTGTATTTATTTTTTTATCTTTAATAATAGTAAATTCAAATTTAATTGAAAAAATATATGAATACTCTGTACTTTACAAAAAAAACAATTTTAATTTATATATAATTTTATTTCTTATTTTATCTTTTGTATTATTACTTTATATATTTAAAGAAAATATAGATTTAAATAGAAGTCGTAAAAAATTATTAAAATTGCACAAACTTGATAAACTTACTGGTTTAGAAAATAGAGAATCATTTTTAAATGATAGAAAAAAGAATCTTAATTCATATGTAATAATCCTAAATATAATTGATTTTAAAACTATTAATAAAACACTTGGTTTTGAAAATGCAGATTTACTTTTATGTGAGATCTCAGCTAGATTATTAAAAACTGTAACAAAACATGCAAATACTAAATTATATAGATTATATGGGGATGAATATGGATTTTTTTATAATAAAAATGATGTAGATGGAATCTGTAATATAATAAAAAATGAATTTGAAGATAATGTAATTCACTTTGATAAAAATTATTTTCATTTAGGTTTAAATATTGCGTATTCAAATACTGAGCCAAGATTTTTTACAGCTACATTAGCTTTACATGAGTGTAAAAAAAGCTTAAATAAAAATATATTTTCTTATGACGAAGGTAAATACAATACTGGAGAAAAAGAAGAAACACTCAATATGCTAAAAATTGTCAAAAACTCAATTTTAGAAGATAAAATTGTTCCAGTTTATCATGCAATTATTGATAATAAAACTCAAAAAGTTTCAAAATATGAAACATTAGCTAGAATCAAGCTAGAAGATGGAAAATTATTATCACCTTATTTTTTTATAGAATTATCAAAAAAATTCAAGCTTTATCCGAATATTACAAAGATAATTATTGATAAGGCATTTAATGATTTTAAAAATATTGAATGTGGTTTTTCTATTAATTTTTCATATATTGATATTGATAACGAAGAGATTTTAAAATATTTTTACAAAAAGCTTGATGAAAATAAACAAACAGCGAGAAAACTAACAATTGAAATTCTTGAAACAGAAAATATAGGAAGTTATAGTGAATTATCAATATTTAGAAATAAAATAAGGGAATATGGATGCTCACTAGCTATTGATGATTTTGGTTCTGGATATTCTAATTGGGTAGATATTTTAAATCTACAGCCTGATTATATAAAAATTGATGGTAGTTTAATTCAAAATCTATTAAAAAATCAAGGGAATATAAATCTTGTGAAAACAATAGTGTCTTTTGCAAAAGATAATAATTTTAAAACTATTGCAGAGTTTGTATCAAATGAAGAACTATCTATTTTAGTTAGAGAATTAGGAATAGATTATTCTCAAGGATTCTTTTTTGCTGAACCTGAATTAATAGAAGATATCTAG
- a CDS encoding OmpA family protein has translation MSLGKKILFLFIALIILIIYTISTFNYKTISNDNQMQNINTDNKNLMFDEYEDSFVVKISKFKNSILEKLGFNPKNGINKNKKPIDFELIKSDGIVLMNGTFKNELQVKSIVDLLNINRNGNYIFEENRVKDAVLLNKLSLLIDSFKEFFVDGSKLSIEDGKILLKGELEDSNFKPLLNSIILKSKLNIIMDIKEPFKSNTDKVIDNISEEIKNESIELNIESEDKLNKAENTRTEVIDTRSKTVIIAQNSINELTSDNKITFKRRSTNITEESKSTITEIANILLANSKLNVEVGGHTDSRGRASLNKRISQDRANSVKNALVTLGVDPKRIKAVGYGEDFPIAKDDADGLSEINRRVEFIVGEEK, from the coding sequence ATGTCATTAGGGAAAAAAATTTTATTTTTATTTATAGCTTTAATTATTCTAATAATATATACTATATCAACATTTAATTATAAGACAATATCAAATGATAATCAAATGCAAAATATAAATACTGATAATAAAAACTTAATGTTTGATGAATATGAAGATTCATTTGTAGTAAAAATAAGTAAATTTAAAAATTCGATATTAGAAAAATTAGGATTTAATCCTAAAAATGGAATTAATAAAAATAAAAAACCTATTGATTTTGAATTGATAAAATCTGATGGTATTGTTCTTATGAATGGTACTTTTAAAAATGAATTACAAGTAAAAAGTATAGTTGACTTATTAAATATCAATAGAAATGGTAATTATATATTTGAAGAAAATAGAGTTAAAGATGCTGTTTTATTAAATAAATTATCTTTATTAATAGATTCTTTTAAAGAGTTTTTTGTAGATGGGTCTAAGTTATCTATAGAAGATGGAAAAATCTTATTAAAAGGTGAGTTAGAAGATTCTAATTTTAAACCTTTATTAAATTCAATAATATTAAAAAGTAAACTTAATATTATTATGGATATTAAAGAACCTTTTAAATCAAATACAGACAAAGTTATTGATAATATTTCTGAAGAAATAAAAAATGAATCTATAGAATTAAATATCGAATCTGAAGATAAATTAAATAAAGCAGAAAATACTAGGACAGAAGTTATAGATACAAGGTCAAAAACAGTTATAATAGCCCAAAATAGTATTAATGAATTAACTTCAGATAATAAAATTACTTTTAAAAGAAGAAGTACAAATATAACAGAAGAATCAAAAAGTACAATTACAGAAATTGCAAATATATTATTGGCAAATAGTAAGTTAAATGTAGAAGTTGGTGGGCATACTGATTCAAGAGGTAGAGCATCTTTAAATAAAAGAATATCACAAGATAGAGCTAATAGTGTTAAAAATGCTTTAGTTACTCTTGGTGTTGATCCTAAGAGGATTAAAGCTGTAGGATATGGAGAAGACTTTCCTATTGCTAAAGATGATGCTGATGGATTGTCAGAGATTAATAGAAGAGTAGAGTTTATAGTAGGAGAAGAGAAATGA